A segment of the Leptospira andrefontaineae genome:
CTTATTCTAAAAATCCAATTTTATAATTTCCTTGATGCCGATTCGACCCCTTTTGAGAGGGTTTGGCAATCGAAAGTAACTAAAAACTAAGTTCGATTTATACCCTAAGTGTAAGAAAATTAGCAATGCCTATAAATATAACGTTGGTTCAAATGGGCATATATTGAAAAAATATCAAAAATAATACTAATAATAAATTTGACATATCTCTCAAAAATGATTAAAATATATTTTATGGAATATATTTCTTTTGGAGGATTTTGTGTCATATTCTGTTGTTCCCGTTCGACCTCTTACTGAGGATGAAATTAGTCGTTATGATAGTGATGGCGTTATAATGGTCAAAGGTGCAATCGACGCGAATTGGTTGCATCTTATTGAGGCAGGACTCGAGAAGGCGCGTTTGGAAATGTCATTGCTCGGAAAGTTTATGTCCAGAAAAACTCAGGGTTATCAAATGGATACTTTCCTTTGGAAGCGCGTAGATGAAATACGTGATGCAATCTATTACGGACCTTTCGCGCATTGGGCTCAGCAATTGATGGGGGCTAAAGAGGTTAGATTTTTTTACGATCAAATGTTTGTAAAAGAGCCAGGAACAGATGCACCAACCCCTTGGCACCAAGATCTTTCATTTTGGCCTATTCGAGGGGAGCAGATCACTTCTTTTTGGATCCCATTGGATCCAGTAACAAGAGAGAGCAGTGGACTAATGTATGTTAAAGGTTCGCATAAATGGACCCAACGCTTTAAAGCAATTTCTCCTGATTATGTTGCTGCTATTATAGATGAAAAGATGGATGATATTCCGGATATCAATGCAAATCCGGAAAAATATGATCTTCTCGATTGGGTGATGAATCCAGGCGATATCCTGATGTTTCACCCTTTGACGTTGCACGGTAGCTACGGGAATAATCATCGTACACGCCGAAGAAGAGCTTTAGCTCTTCGTTGGACAGGAGATGACGTAATATGGGAACCTTCTTCGAAGCGAATGCCCATATTCTATCAACATACTTCTATCGTTGGCAAAGGATTGTCCGGAGCTGCTTTTCCTCGTATTCTACCTGAACCAATTGCCTTGGAGCGAAATATACGACGCTTTACTGAAACACCGAGTAAAATGCAACTCTTGGTTTCAGGGATAAATAATATTACAGCAGCGGTACGCCTAAAGTTTAAACTTCGGCCACCACAGCTTAGGCAGACTTGGAAGTAGCTAAACTATTTTGTATTACTGAGAAATTTTCAATTAGGTGAATAAGTTTTGAATTTTGATAATATATTAAATAACCTAAGGTTCGATAAATTTGAAGTAATAATTGTCGGGGCCGGGCCTGTAGGAGTTTTAGCTGCCAATCTATTGGGTATGAAAGGTATATCGGTCCTTTTGGTAGATAAGAATCCTGAAGTATTGGAAATACCTAGAGCTATCTCACTGGATCAGGATGCATTGAGAATATTGCAAGCGGTAGGCCTTTCGGAAGAAGCAATGAAAAACATGCCTTTGATTTCTTGCGTAGAAATGATCTCTCCGATCGGAGGAGTTCTGGCTAAAATAAATTCGTCTGGATTGGTAAACGGTCATCCGCGATTGGTTTCATTTTACCAACCAGATTTAGAAAGATTGCTAAGGAAGGGAGTCGAAAGATTTGAAAGCGTGTGCTTTTTAACCGATTGTTTATACTTAGAGCATAGCCAGTCTGATTTGGGACTCTCTGTGAAATTGAAATATAATGAAGTAGTAAAAGAATTTTCTGCTTCTTACCTTCTCGCTTGCGATGGAGCACATAGTTCTATTCGAACTAACCAGGGTTGGAGCTTACAGGGTTCTTCTTATAAGGAAGATTGGTTAATTGTAGATATAGATGGTTTTTCTGAATCCATGGAGAAAGTAGAATTTTTCTGCAATCCAAATCGACCAATTGCTCATGTGCCTGGACCGCAGGGATCCCAACGCTGGGAGTTTCTTCTCCGAAATAAAGAAACTAGAAATGAAATGGAGAATCCTGAAAAAATAGCAGAACTTATGAAACCATGGAGCAAAGCTTTAGCGGGAAATTTACAAAGAAAAGCGGTGTATCGATTTCATGCGAAAACGGCCAATTGTATGGGAAAGGGAAGAGTCTATTTACTTGGGGATGCAGCTCATTTAACCCCTCCGTTCGCAGGCCAAGGATTAGTTAGCGGTTTTCGTGATGCCTTTAACATTAGTTGGAAAATAGCAGCGATTTTAAATAAGGAGGCAAGTCCGAAAGTATTAGAAAGTTACGATATAGAAAGACGACCCCATGCAAAAAAGATGATACGCTTAGCAGTTTTTCTTGGATCTATTATTATGACCAGAAGTAAAATCGCAGCTATATTAAGGGATTTGTTATTCAAAATTCTACTTTACTCACCTCTTAAATCATATCTCACCGATATGAGGATAAAACCTTTAAACAATTTCAATAAAGGGCTTTTTTTAAAGAAGGAACGATTTCGAAATACTATTTTATATCCAGGAACCACCTTCCCGCAAGCTTCTATTAAATTAGAGAACGGAACTTGGGATTGGTCAGATTCTCTGCTTGGTAGTTCGTTGGCTATCGTTGGATATGGAAATGACCCTATGCTTGTTTTGAATGAGGAGTCAAAGACAATATGGAAACGTCTGGGAGGAGTCATGATATATCTTTCCGATCAAAGAATTAAATCAGTCGTTGAAGATTGTACTTGTTTCGGAGAAGATGTAACCTTTTTCTTTCAAAATATTTTCGGAAAAAAGAATCGTTTCGTAATAGTACGACCGGATAGAATTATAGGAGCCGCCTTCGAGGCCGAACAGGCTGATGAAGTAATTAAAAAGTTCTCAAACCTTTATGTTTAGGATATCTGTTATGAAATAAAATATATTGCCTTGTCCAATCCGCGTAAGTGAACCTGCTGTAGACGCAGGATATTACTTACGTGCATTTGGGAAGAAAAAATTTGGAATCCAATATTAAATTGCACTAAACTTTACGAACACTTTCTAAATTTTCCTTCAAGGCAGTTTTTAATTCAACGTTCAGTGCCTTAGTTGAGAGATGTATTTCTACTAAAGAAAAGATTAAAGAAATTATCATAAAGAGTAAAGAACTGCCAAAAAAGCACCATGCGAAAAGGCTTAGAATAGGTATAAAAGCGATAGAAAATGTACAAAAAATTAAACTAAGTATTCCAAAAGATTGAGAAAATCTAACAAGCGAAATTCTAAAGCTTAAATTTTCAATTTGTAGAACAAGATTCTCATCTTTTGTTTCTCTGTATTTTTGAATTAAATGCCTAGCAAGAGATGCAAGTCCGAAGAACCGATTCGTAAAAGCCAACATTAATAGGGAAATTGCAGGAAAGAGTAATCCTGGTGTATTATAATTAAGTGATCCCATTGATCCAGAAAATTTCGATTCATACTTGAATACAAATTATAAATGAGATTCCTCTCAAAATTGTAGTTGATTGAGCCGGATTTGCTAACAAAATGTCGAAGGATGGCAAGAATCAAACACCGGAAAGTGTTACTTCCCAAGAGGGAAAGAACAAGGGCTCAAATAATGAGCGCAGCTCTGCGATTATTTGCAGTTAAGGATGCAGGTGAGACTTCAATTGCAGAAGTTTCTGCTGAAGCCGAAGTTGCCAATGGAACTTTTTACAACTATTTTAAAACAAAGGAAGAATTATTAGAAGCATCTGCTCTTGCATTGGCGGAGGCGTTAGTTGAGAAGTCTGCTCAACTAATTCCGGAAATTACCGACGGAGCAGAAAGGATGGCCTACGGAGGGATGACCTTTTTAAAAAAGGCAAGAGAGGACATGAATTGGGGTTGGGCCTTAATTCGAGTTGCAGCTGCAGCACCGAGAATGAGTGAAATTTTGCGCGCGCAACCGTTGAAGGATATGCAAAAAGCTGTGAAAGCAGGAAAATTTATAATCGAGTCGGAAGAGGCGGCTTTAGGTCTTTATATTGGAGCCTTACATTATGGAATTCGAAATATTCTTGAAGGCCGAGCAAAGAAATATTCTCATGATATTGAGTTGATAGCACTGGTATTGAGAGCCTATGGCTTATCCGGTAAAGCTTCAAATAACGTGAGTCAGAAAGCATTCGATCGTGTTTGGGCTGTGAAGTAAATCCGAATTATTAACTAACGGGATGATATTGTTATTTGCTCAAGAAGATCTTGGGTGCATATTATCAAGATCAAAGGATCATTTTTGAATAACATTTATGAGATGAAGAAAGAAAATTTAAGTAGAGTCTTAGCGTTTTTTAAGTGACTTTTCTTTATCACGTATTTGGCGTATTCCATCGATTAGTAAGTCCAATCCAAATTTAAATTCTTTCTCAATTGGCACAGGCAAAAATTCAGCTACTTTTACTGTAGCCGGAAAATTAGCGGAATTCAATTTTCGAAATGTGTTCGAATCATTTTTATTCTTTTTTTGATCTGACCCTTTCAATTGAACAGCAAAGCCTAAAATATAGCGTGATAGAGATGCATATGATAGAGCAGCAAGATGCGGCGAAAATTCATTCGATAAAAATAAAGAAATAACACTCTCGCGTATAATCATAGCGTTTGGCCCGAGTGGTAAGTTTTCTACTAATAACGGAGCCGCATTTGGATATCGACTAAGTGTTTCGAAAGCATTGAGAGCGAAGGCCCGACACATTTCTTCCCAGTTCAGTCCAGTAAGTTTTTCTGGTTTCCATTTTAATTCTCCGAATATGCAATCAACAACTTGAGCAATCAAGTTCGCACGATTACTGAAATGTCGATAGAGAGTTGCAGTGCCTGACTCTAATCGATCAGCGAGCGAGCGCATAGATAATGCTTCTGCACCTTCCTCGTTCACAATTTGTAAAGCAGTAGAAACGATACGGTCTACAGGAAAAGGAGGCCGCCCCGGTGCAGGTTTGGATTTCTGCCTATTAGTCATAAAGCAAACTTCAAGGACTGCTCTAAATGTGCAAGCAGTTGAGGATCAGGTTGAACGACTAATTTTATATCATTTTGCGAAGAAAAAGTATTTGAAAAGCTTGACTTTGAATTAAAATGGATACACTGTATCCAAAATAAATAAGTTAGGAATTTGAACGATAGACTCGGATAGGCAGCAATGGCTCTTCTCAAAAATGAGATTATAAATCGCCCAAATCGTTATGTCGAAGCGGTTGGTGTAGATATTTATGCTCAGATTGAAGATTCTTTTGTTAAAGGGAGAAAGGTATGAAAAAAGATAAAATCAAAGTTAGAAATATAATATTTCTTTTTTTTACTCTTATTGCAATTATCACAATTTCCATTTACTCTCTCAATAATTCCATTTCCGAAAATATTGCAGAATTGTATAAGCCTTCTGCTGATTCACGTTTTTCAATTGTAGATGGAATAAAAATCCATTATAAACGAAAAGGGGAGGGACCGATCATTCTCCTTTTACATGGAAATGGGGCATCATTACAGTCTTTTGAGCAAGTTGGGTCAGCTCTTAATGCAAATTCATTTGCTACCGTCATACTAGACTTGCCCGGATTTGGTCTAACTGGTTCCCGAGAAGATCGAGACTACCGGATTCAAACCTATACATCTACAATTGCTCGCTTTATGGAAAGCTTGGAAGTTCAGCGATATTCAGTAGTTGGCAACTCGCTCGGTGGAAATATAGCATGGAACCTTGCGTTAGAATATCCAAACCGAGTAGACAATCTTGTTTTAATTAATGCCACAGGTTACCCAGAAAAATCGATTCCATTGGGAATACGTATGGCACAGAACCCAGTTTTAAAATTGCTCTTAAAGCTATGGACACCGCGTTGGGCCGTTGAGAGAAGTTTGCGATCTGCAGTTGGTTCTAATTCTAATATTGTGAATGAATCTATGGTTGACCGAATACATTTTTTTGCAAATCAATCGGGCAATCGTATAGCTTTCATTGATTTAGCAAATACAGATCAAATCGATAGAAGTTCTTATATAAAAAATATCACTGTGCCTACTCTTGTGCTTCGGAGTTCCAAAATTGACGGACAGCATTTTGCACGAGATATTGAGAATTGCCGCGAATTGGTTAATACCGAAGGGGGACATTTGCTTCCAGAGGAAGACCCGAATTGGGTAGCTAGTGCCATTTCTGAATTTATGAAATCTTCGGGAAAAAGATCTCAAATTCGGAGTTCAGTTCATTTGTGAAAAATTGCTTACTTCAATCTAATTACCGGGAAGTTAAATTGGATTATCCTAATATTAAAAATTTTATGCATTCAAGATTGGAACGATAAGATGAAACGTGTATTCATTATTTCTATAGTTTTTCTGGTCTCTTTAAATCTCATTGCTATCACACGAGCTTGGTTATTTACTACTAATGAGAGAAAATTAGATGATGAAGCCCGTAAAAATTTTGTAGGTAGTTTTGTCCGAACCAAAATTGGAACGATCCGATATATTTTAGATGGTAAGGAAAATTTCCCTTTAGTCCTTTTCGTTGGTGGATTGACTACGGAAGGAACTGATTACTTCGAGAGGCCTGCAGAGGAGTTTAAGAAAGCCGGTTATAGGACATTACGGTATGATTTAGTAGGGCGAGGCGGTTCAGAACGTTCGAAAGAATTTGAATACAATTCTGCTACGTATTTACTTCAAATCGACGAGTTGCTTAAATCACTCAACATCGACGGACCAATTTATCTTGTTGGACAGTCGTTAGGTGGTGGAATCGTCGCTGACTGGGCTGGGGTGCATCCTGATCGCGTACTTGCAATCTCTATTCACGGTAGTGCTGGTTATGCCCCAGATTCAGAATTAGTTGTTTCCATATTAAGAATTCCTTTGGTAGGGGAATATTTATTTTGGCTATTTCGAAAGGAATTAACGCTTGGCCGGGTCCGTGCACATTTCGCCTCAGATCAACCAGATGAAGTTATTCGCTTTGAACAGAGCATTCGTCGTAGTGCTGCCTTCGAAGGATATTACAACGCTATTTTTCAGACTATTAAGAATTTTGGTGCGACTAATTTAGAAAATGTTTTTCTCCAGCTCCGCAAGACTGATTTCCCAATACAGATTATATGGGGCGAAGATGATCGGATTCTTCCTGTTGAGGGAGCTCATGTAATTAATGATTGGCTTGGCGGTAAAGCCGAAGTTGTATCGGTGCCAAATGTCGGACATATGGTTATGATCGAAGGTGGTAATAGAACTATTTCGATCGTGATTGAATTTTTTAATAAAGTACGCCTGAAAGCTTCAAGCAACAAAGGGTAGTTAGCTAATTGGACTCTATTATCCTACATCTTTGTATAATATAAATTTAAATGAGATGTTTACATTGATGCTTGAAAGGATAGAAAAGTTATTTAAGAGGAATGTTATGTATACTATTTTTGTTTATTGGATTTCTACATTATTACTTGTGTTGTGTCTTGCAATTGGAGCCGTTCTAGATCTTGGACAAGCTTCTTCTGTTTTGGAATCTTTATCGCATCTTGGATATCCAAAATTTCTTGCTCCGATATTAGGTGTATGGAAGGTTTTGGGTTCAATTGCGATTCTTATTCCCGGATTCCAACGATTGAAAGAATGGGCTTATGCTGGTGTTTTTTTTGATTTAAGTGGAGCTTTTCTCTCTCATGTTATAGTTGGCGATGAATTTCGTGAACTCGTTCCTATAATAGCAATCCTAGGATTTGCTTTAATTTCTTGGGCAACGAGACCGATTACGCGGCGCTTACAATAATAAAAGGGAAATAACGAGAAATTTCCGTTGAATGTAAAGATTATCTTTAATTTGAATAACTCCACAAAATTCGAAAGGCCATCTCTTTTTAATATGAATTGAGCCATGAAAAAGGAATCTCTTTGGGGGTATCTTTCGAATCGGCATCATTAAATTTCCCAACCCCCTTCATTGCATCTTTCTTCTTTCAGATAAATTTTCAAAATTTTAGACCCTCGTATAAAAAAGGATTGATATTCTTCATTAATGGATACAGTGTTGCCGATATTATGACGGTGAAGACAATGAGAAAAAATTTCATTAAGAAAATGAATATAGTCACGATGATGCGAATAATTTTCGCGATTATGTTTTTGTTGGGCTCGTCTACTCTATCTGCAAAATCTTACGTTTTCGGAAGTTTAGGCGCGCAATTTAATTTAGGTAACTTGGGAGACGTTATCACGAAGGATGGATTGGATGCTTCAAGTAATTATGATGCTGTTTCCTCTACCGGACAAACAGGAGTATTACCACGCAGAGTACTATATCCAGACAATCGTCTCCTTTCTTTGCAGCACAGTACAATGGGACTAATCCACGCTAATACTGGAGGACCATTAACAGGTGGAGTTATATCGCTTGGTTATGAACAAGATTTTGGTAAAAACTTTTTCTGGAGAGTGTCAGCAAATTATACAAAGAAAATTATGGGTGGGGAATCTGACGCAAAATTTCTACAGTATAAATTTTATGATATAACATGGGACTATAGTGCTATTCAGATACCTGTGAATGTGGGAATCAAAATTTCACCTACGGAAGATACTGCGATTTATATAGGTGCCGGAGTGCATTATTTTAAAGGTGGATGGGGATTAGCCGGTAGTAATCGTGCGGAAGATGTACATCAGTTTCTTGCGCAGACCCTTGGGCCTACTAATACAATCACAAATTTGTTAGAGGATGGAACTGATCCGAACGCGAACTGGGAAAATACTCGATTCAATGTATCCGGTGTTGCTCCTAATTGGTTGTTTGGAGTTCAGGCGCGAGTTTCGGACAAAGGATATGCTTTTATGGAAGCCGAGACATTCTTTTCTTTCAAATACGGAATCGCACATCCAAGTTCACAGGGTGGGGCTGAAGGTTTAGCTCCAAGCGTTGGCTATCCTATCGTACTTGGCGGAACACAATATCGTATAGGTTATAAATACGAGATTTAGTTCACCTCTATCTGCTTCTTAAACTATTCTCTTGTGGGCAAGAAGATTCACTTCTTGCTTTTTTTTTGTCGATTGTGTATAGTTTGAGATTCTATTAATCATAAAACGTAAGCTTTTACGATATCTAACACCTTTAAAAAATTTATGGACCATAAAGGCTAAATCCGTTGCTTAAGAGAGGGAAAGCGAACAGCGAGAATGCTTATTGTTGCACAATTAAGCTCCAAGTAAACGGGGATAACAAAAATATTTAAAGAACTTTCTGATAATACCAGGCAAAAGCTTGACATTCAATAAATTTGGATACAGTGTATCCATAATGAGAGAATGGAATAAACCCGATCATGATTCTTTATTTTCGACCGTTGATGGGATCAAGTTACATTATAAAAGAATTGGGAAAGGGCCTATAGCGTTACTTTTGCATGGAAGTGGTTCTTCACTCCATTGTTTTGATTCGGTGGCGAATACGCTGAGTGAAAATTATCTTGAAACTATTCGTATAGATTTGCCCGGCTTCGGTCTGACTGGCGCTCGGCCAGATCGAGACTATTATATTGAAGCATATTCCTCAACGATTGCTCGCTTCATGGAAACCTTAAATATACCACGGTATGCCGTTGTCGGAAATTCACTTGGGGGGAATATTGCATGGAACCTAGCATTGGATTATCCTCAACATATAGAGGCGATAGTTCTAATCAACGCTACCGGTTATCCGGAGAAGTCTTTACCTAAAGGATTACGAATGGCTCGAAATCCTTTTTTACGGCCAATATTGCGTCGTTGGACACCTCGTAGTGCAGTTGAGCGTAACCTACGTTCTATTGTAGGAGCTGAATCTAATATTGTAACGGATGAAATGATAGAAAGGGTTTTTCAATTAATGAGTCTCCCTGGAAATCGTTCAGCTTTCATTGATTTTGCTAATACCGATCAAACAGATAGAAGCTCTCAAATAGCAAATATATCTATTCCTACTCTTGTACTTCGAAGTGCCAAAATAGACGGACAACATTTTGCAA
Coding sequences within it:
- a CDS encoding DUF2721 domain-containing protein; its protein translation is MGSLNYNTPGLLFPAISLLMLAFTNRFFGLASLARHLIQKYRETKDENLVLQIENLSFRISLVRFSQSFGILSLIFCTFSIAFIPILSLFAWCFFGSSLLFMIISLIFSLVEIHLSTKALNVELKTALKENLESVRKV
- a CDS encoding alpha/beta fold hydrolase, with the translated sequence MKKDKIKVRNIIFLFFTLIAIITISIYSLNNSISENIAELYKPSADSRFSIVDGIKIHYKRKGEGPIILLLHGNGASLQSFEQVGSALNANSFATVILDLPGFGLTGSREDRDYRIQTYTSTIARFMESLEVQRYSVVGNSLGGNIAWNLALEYPNRVDNLVLINATGYPEKSIPLGIRMAQNPVLKLLLKLWTPRWAVERSLRSAVGSNSNIVNESMVDRIHFFANQSGNRIAFIDLANTDQIDRSSYIKNITVPTLVLRSSKIDGQHFARDIENCRELVNTEGGHLLPEEDPNWVASAISEFMKSSGKRSQIRSSVHL
- a CDS encoding alpha/beta fold hydrolase: MREWNKPDHDSLFSTVDGIKLHYKRIGKGPIALLLHGSGSSLHCFDSVANTLSENYLETIRIDLPGFGLTGARPDRDYYIEAYSSTIARFMETLNIPRYAVVGNSLGGNIAWNLALDYPQHIEAIVLINATGYPEKSLPKGLRMARNPFLRPILRRWTPRSAVERNLRSIVGAESNIVTDEMIERVFQLMSLPGNRSAFIDFANTDQTDRSSQIANISIPTLVLRSAKIDGQHFARDIRNCQELVHIGGGHLLPEEDPSWVSKAIERFLHTVKKKSKE
- a CDS encoding TetR/AcrR family transcriptional regulator, yielding MTNRQKSKPAPGRPPFPVDRIVSTALQIVNEEGAEALSMRSLADRLESGTATLYRHFSNRANLIAQVVDCIFGELKWKPEKLTGLNWEEMCRAFALNAFETLSRYPNAAPLLVENLPLGPNAMIIRESVISLFLSNEFSPHLAALSYASLSRYILGFAVQLKGSDQKKNKNDSNTFRKLNSANFPATVKVAEFLPVPIEKEFKFGLDLLIDGIRQIRDKEKSLKKR
- a CDS encoding alpha/beta fold hydrolase — protein: MKRVFIISIVFLVSLNLIAITRAWLFTTNERKLDDEARKNFVGSFVRTKIGTIRYILDGKENFPLVLFVGGLTTEGTDYFERPAEEFKKAGYRTLRYDLVGRGGSERSKEFEYNSATYLLQIDELLKSLNIDGPIYLVGQSLGGGIVADWAGVHPDRVLAISIHGSAGYAPDSELVVSILRIPLVGEYLFWLFRKELTLGRVRAHFASDQPDEVIRFEQSIRRSAAFEGYYNAIFQTIKNFGATNLENVFLQLRKTDFPIQIIWGEDDRILPVEGAHVINDWLGGKAEVVSVPNVGHMVMIEGGNRTISIVIEFFNKVRLKASSNKG
- a CDS encoding FAD-dependent monooxygenase, with translation MNFDNILNNLRFDKFEVIIVGAGPVGVLAANLLGMKGISVLLVDKNPEVLEIPRAISLDQDALRILQAVGLSEEAMKNMPLISCVEMISPIGGVLAKINSSGLVNGHPRLVSFYQPDLERLLRKGVERFESVCFLTDCLYLEHSQSDLGLSVKLKYNEVVKEFSASYLLACDGAHSSIRTNQGWSLQGSSYKEDWLIVDIDGFSESMEKVEFFCNPNRPIAHVPGPQGSQRWEFLLRNKETRNEMENPEKIAELMKPWSKALAGNLQRKAVYRFHAKTANCMGKGRVYLLGDAAHLTPPFAGQGLVSGFRDAFNISWKIAAILNKEASPKVLESYDIERRPHAKKMIRLAVFLGSIIMTRSKIAAILRDLLFKILLYSPLKSYLTDMRIKPLNNFNKGLFLKKERFRNTILYPGTTFPQASIKLENGTWDWSDSLLGSSLAIVGYGNDPMLVLNEESKTIWKRLGGVMIYLSDQRIKSVVEDCTCFGEDVTFFFQNIFGKKNRFVIVRPDRIIGAAFEAEQADEVIKKFSNLYV
- a CDS encoding DoxX family protein, producing MYTIFVYWISTLLLVLCLAIGAVLDLGQASSVLESLSHLGYPKFLAPILGVWKVLGSIAILIPGFQRLKEWAYAGVFFDLSGAFLSHVIVGDEFRELVPIIAILGFALISWATRPITRRLQ
- a CDS encoding phytanoyl-CoA dioxygenase family protein gives rise to the protein MSYSVVPVRPLTEDEISRYDSDGVIMVKGAIDANWLHLIEAGLEKARLEMSLLGKFMSRKTQGYQMDTFLWKRVDEIRDAIYYGPFAHWAQQLMGAKEVRFFYDQMFVKEPGTDAPTPWHQDLSFWPIRGEQITSFWIPLDPVTRESSGLMYVKGSHKWTQRFKAISPDYVAAIIDEKMDDIPDINANPEKYDLLDWVMNPGDILMFHPLTLHGSYGNNHRTRRRRALALRWTGDDVIWEPSSKRMPIFYQHTSIVGKGLSGAAFPRILPEPIALERNIRRFTETPSKMQLLVSGINNITAAVRLKFKLRPPQLRQTWK
- a CDS encoding porin OmpL1; protein product: MMRIIFAIMFLLGSSTLSAKSYVFGSLGAQFNLGNLGDVITKDGLDASSNYDAVSSTGQTGVLPRRVLYPDNRLLSLQHSTMGLIHANTGGPLTGGVISLGYEQDFGKNFFWRVSANYTKKIMGGESDAKFLQYKFYDITWDYSAIQIPVNVGIKISPTEDTAIYIGAGVHYFKGGWGLAGSNRAEDVHQFLAQTLGPTNTITNLLEDGTDPNANWENTRFNVSGVAPNWLFGVQARVSDKGYAFMEAETFFSFKYGIAHPSSQGGAEGLAPSVGYPIVLGGTQYRIGYKYEI
- a CDS encoding TetR/AcrR family transcriptional regulator; its protein translation is MARIKHRKVLLPKRERTRAQIMSAALRLFAVKDAGETSIAEVSAEAEVANGTFYNYFKTKEELLEASALALAEALVEKSAQLIPEITDGAERMAYGGMTFLKKAREDMNWGWALIRVAAAAPRMSEILRAQPLKDMQKAVKAGKFIIESEEAALGLYIGALHYGIRNILEGRAKKYSHDIELIALVLRAYGLSGKASNNVSQKAFDRVWAVK